Proteins co-encoded in one Malus domestica chromosome 09, GDT2T_hap1 genomic window:
- the LOC103444043 gene encoding uncharacterized protein isoform X2, producing the protein MGSSLSSAILILLFAFCLSVPTLSLATELEGVDIENPVLEVIPAPLSEHSAVPGSKDVLFCERARVSGISRLKLGSYASSLKITLFTSLVIPERLQSKIQVCFHRNNTLGLCQCVEDDWKNLQKGLWSSVMSPYDERYVDVKFIGKIPDSVTITVEEDFQRWRLVCLALGFTLLLLAPIVSNWVPFYYSTSMVIGVFMVMIIILFQGMKLLPTGRKNVLYLTIYGSVLGAGSFLVPQFSLMVNSIRLSFGLSEEMHNPVSIFLLVGIIPAGAALGYWIVREFVVSKDGTVDVGIAQFVKWAMRIIGTTSIFQSTLDTPLAMGALVSYWIIIKLITSLKWHLKFHQSDAWSGSPWLQKGKQVKGRQSRLGFLSRSLSAWSDSPVKDSKYTQELQFQEALMSSSAITSQSTHNGGSSSSSSSATIQATQAIQSNPPQPSTQILCEICVEMIEVDEMFQNEGCVHSFCSDCITKHVASKIQANIHIVSCPGLDCRAVLELDACMPILPKEVIERWNDALCEAMVLGAQRLYCPFSDCSTVLMIDNEGEEAVRVSECPICHRLFCARCQVPWHPGVDCEEYRRLNEDERGRADLMVKELAKQKKWKRCPRCKYYVEKTQGCLHITCRCQYQFCYGCGAEWTSTHGGCQ; encoded by the exons ATGGgctcttctctctcctccgccattctcattcttctctttgCTTTCTGTCTCTCTGTTCCGACCCTCTCACTTGCCACCGAGCTCGAGG GTGTTGATATTGAAAACCCAGTACTAGAAGTCATCCCAGCACCTCTTTCTGAGCACTCAGCTGTGCCTGGTTCTAAAGATGTTTTATTTTGTGAACGGGCACGAGTTTCTGGTATATCCAGGTTAAAACTTGGGAGTTATGCAAGTTCACTTAAGATCACCTTGTTTACATCTCTTGTAATCCCGGAGAGGTTGCAGAGCAAAATTCAAGTCTGTTTTCATAG gaATAATACGCTTGGATTATGTCAGTGTGTAGAGGATGATTGGAAAAATCTTCAGAAAGGGTTATGGAGCTCTGTCATGTCGCCTTATGATGAAAGATATGTCGATGTCAAGTTCATTGGCAAAATACCTGACTCTGTCACCATAACTGTTGAAGAAG ATTTTCAGAGATGGCGCCTTGTGTGTCTTGCACTGGGATTTACTTTACTATTGTTGGCACCAATTGTCAGCAATTGGGTACCTTTTTATTATAGCACTTCAATGGTTATAGGAGTTTTTATGGTCATGATAATCATTCTCTTCCAG GGAATGAAGCTGTTGCCAACTGGAAGGAAAAATGTCCTCTATCTTACCATATATGGATCAGTG CTTGGAGCAGGATCTTTCCTTGTTCCTCAGTTTTCACTGATGGTAAATTCTATTCGTTTGAGTTTTGGGCTAAGTGAAGAGATGCATAACCCA GTCTCTATATTTTTACTAGTGGGAATTATCCCTGCGGGAGCTGCATTAGGGTACTGGATTGTGAGGGAGTTTGTTGTCTCAAAAGATGGGACAGTAGATGTTGGTATAGCACAATTTGTCAAGTGGGCTATGCGTATCATTGGAACAACCTCCATCTTTCAG aGCACTCTCGATACTCCTTTAGCAATGGGCGCTTTGGTTTCTTACTGGATTATCATCAAGTTGATTACTTCTTTGAAATGGCATCTCAAATT TCATCAGTCGGATGCTTGGAGTGGGAGTCCTTGGCTGCAGAAGGGAAAACAGGTCAAGGGTAGACAAAGTCGTCTAGGATTTCTTAGCAGGAGTCTATCTGCTTGGTCTGACTCTCCTGTTAaag ATTCCAAGTACACACAAGAGTTGCAGTTCCAAGAGGCTCTAATGTCCTCTTCTGCAATCACCTCCCAATCGACACACAATGGcggttcctcttcctcttcatcaTCGGCAACAATCCAAGCAACCCAAGCAATCCAATCCAACCCACCACAACCATCAACACAAATCCTTTGTGAGATTTGTGTTGAAATGATAGAGGTTGACGAGATGTTTCAAAATGAGGGCTGCGTTCACTCCTTCTGCTCTGACTGCATAACCAAGCATGTGGCATCCAAAATCCAAGCAAACATTCACATAGTTTCGTGCCCTGGCTTGGACTGCAGGGCTGTGCTGGAACTTGATGCTTGTATGCCAATACTTCCCAAAGAAGTAATAGAAAGGTGGAATGATGCCCTTTGTGAAGCAATGGTTTTAGGGGCACAAAGACTCTACTGTCCTTTCAGTGACTGCTCAACGGTTTTGATGATTGACAACGAAGGTGAGGAAGCTGTAAGAGTGTCCGAGTGTCCCATTTGCCATAGACTGTTCTGTGCACGATGTCAAGTCCCTTGGCATCCAGGAGTTGATTGTGAGGAGTATCGGAGGCTTAACGAGGACGAACGAGGGAGGGCGGATCTTATGGTTAAGGAACTTGCAAAGCAAAAGAAGTGGAAGCGGTGCCCTAGGTGCAAATATTATGTGGAGAAGACTCAAGGTTGTTTGCATATTACTTGCAG GTGCCAATACCAGTTCTGCTATGGATGTGGAGCAGAATGGACAAGTACTCATGGTGGTTGCCAGTGA
- the LOC103444043 gene encoding uncharacterized protein isoform X1 — protein sequence MGSSLSSAILILLFAFCLSVPTLSLATELEGVDIENPVLEVIPAPLSEHSAVPGSKDVLFCERARVSGISRLKLGSYASSLKITLFTSLVIPERLQSKIQVCFHRNNTLGLCQCVEDDWKNLQKGLWSSVMSPYDERYVDVKFIGKIPDSVTITVEEDFQRWRLVCLALGFTLLLLAPIVSNWVPFYYSTSMVIGVFMVMIIILFQGMKLLPTGRKNVLYLTIYGSVLGAGSFLVPQFSLMVNSIRLSFGLSEEMHNPVSIFLLVGIIPAGAALGYWIVREFVVSKDGTVDVGIAQFVKWAMRIIGTTSIFQSTLDTPLAMGALVSYWIIIKLITSLKWHLKFHQSDAWSGSPWLQKGKQVKGRQSRLGFLSRSLSAWSDSPVKVNASSSGDLHLNVDDFYFSALFDDETYDESEPVSDSKYTQELQFQEALMSSSAITSQSTHNGGSSSSSSSATIQATQAIQSNPPQPSTQILCEICVEMIEVDEMFQNEGCVHSFCSDCITKHVASKIQANIHIVSCPGLDCRAVLELDACMPILPKEVIERWNDALCEAMVLGAQRLYCPFSDCSTVLMIDNEGEEAVRVSECPICHRLFCARCQVPWHPGVDCEEYRRLNEDERGRADLMVKELAKQKKWKRCPRCKYYVEKTQGCLHITCRCQYQFCYGCGAEWTSTHGGCQ from the exons ATGGgctcttctctctcctccgccattctcattcttctctttgCTTTCTGTCTCTCTGTTCCGACCCTCTCACTTGCCACCGAGCTCGAGG GTGTTGATATTGAAAACCCAGTACTAGAAGTCATCCCAGCACCTCTTTCTGAGCACTCAGCTGTGCCTGGTTCTAAAGATGTTTTATTTTGTGAACGGGCACGAGTTTCTGGTATATCCAGGTTAAAACTTGGGAGTTATGCAAGTTCACTTAAGATCACCTTGTTTACATCTCTTGTAATCCCGGAGAGGTTGCAGAGCAAAATTCAAGTCTGTTTTCATAG gaATAATACGCTTGGATTATGTCAGTGTGTAGAGGATGATTGGAAAAATCTTCAGAAAGGGTTATGGAGCTCTGTCATGTCGCCTTATGATGAAAGATATGTCGATGTCAAGTTCATTGGCAAAATACCTGACTCTGTCACCATAACTGTTGAAGAAG ATTTTCAGAGATGGCGCCTTGTGTGTCTTGCACTGGGATTTACTTTACTATTGTTGGCACCAATTGTCAGCAATTGGGTACCTTTTTATTATAGCACTTCAATGGTTATAGGAGTTTTTATGGTCATGATAATCATTCTCTTCCAG GGAATGAAGCTGTTGCCAACTGGAAGGAAAAATGTCCTCTATCTTACCATATATGGATCAGTG CTTGGAGCAGGATCTTTCCTTGTTCCTCAGTTTTCACTGATGGTAAATTCTATTCGTTTGAGTTTTGGGCTAAGTGAAGAGATGCATAACCCA GTCTCTATATTTTTACTAGTGGGAATTATCCCTGCGGGAGCTGCATTAGGGTACTGGATTGTGAGGGAGTTTGTTGTCTCAAAAGATGGGACAGTAGATGTTGGTATAGCACAATTTGTCAAGTGGGCTATGCGTATCATTGGAACAACCTCCATCTTTCAG aGCACTCTCGATACTCCTTTAGCAATGGGCGCTTTGGTTTCTTACTGGATTATCATCAAGTTGATTACTTCTTTGAAATGGCATCTCAAATT TCATCAGTCGGATGCTTGGAGTGGGAGTCCTTGGCTGCAGAAGGGAAAACAGGTCAAGGGTAGACAAAGTCGTCTAGGATTTCTTAGCAGGAGTCTATCTGCTTGGTCTGACTCTCCTGTTAaag TGAACGCATCCTCGTCTGGTGATCTTCATCTGAATGTAGACGATTTCTACTTTTCCGCACTCTTTGATGACGAAACTTATGACGAGTCTGAGCCGGTTTCAGATTCCAAGTACACACAAGAGTTGCAGTTCCAAGAGGCTCTAATGTCCTCTTCTGCAATCACCTCCCAATCGACACACAATGGcggttcctcttcctcttcatcaTCGGCAACAATCCAAGCAACCCAAGCAATCCAATCCAACCCACCACAACCATCAACACAAATCCTTTGTGAGATTTGTGTTGAAATGATAGAGGTTGACGAGATGTTTCAAAATGAGGGCTGCGTTCACTCCTTCTGCTCTGACTGCATAACCAAGCATGTGGCATCCAAAATCCAAGCAAACATTCACATAGTTTCGTGCCCTGGCTTGGACTGCAGGGCTGTGCTGGAACTTGATGCTTGTATGCCAATACTTCCCAAAGAAGTAATAGAAAGGTGGAATGATGCCCTTTGTGAAGCAATGGTTTTAGGGGCACAAAGACTCTACTGTCCTTTCAGTGACTGCTCAACGGTTTTGATGATTGACAACGAAGGTGAGGAAGCTGTAAGAGTGTCCGAGTGTCCCATTTGCCATAGACTGTTCTGTGCACGATGTCAAGTCCCTTGGCATCCAGGAGTTGATTGTGAGGAGTATCGGAGGCTTAACGAGGACGAACGAGGGAGGGCGGATCTTATGGTTAAGGAACTTGCAAAGCAAAAGAAGTGGAAGCGGTGCCCTAGGTGCAAATATTATGTGGAGAAGACTCAAGGTTGTTTGCATATTACTTGCAG GTGCCAATACCAGTTCTGCTATGGATGTGGAGCAGAATGGACAAGTACTCATGGTGGTTGCCAGTGA